A genomic window from Streptomyces sp. NBC_00234 includes:
- a CDS encoding transglycosylase domain-containing protein, with protein sequence MPSWKLVSGVCLSFLGLLMGVAGVAYAMVVPPKVSDAAKAQNNVYYWEDGTQLAATGGEVNRQVISYEQIPEAMRDAVISAENKTFEDDKGIDPMGIARALFNMAKGGETQGGSTITQQYVKNSMLSQDQTLSRKFKELFITLKVGGEMDKRDVMAGYLNVSYYGRGAWGLQAAARTYYDKDATDLTPSECAFLATLLKGATYFDPAGVPEVDPHKATKAKNRARAEDRWKWILDEEVKDNRMEEAERVTYDTFPMPVAPKKNAQLGGQTGYLVDLAKSYVLNNTDVTSQELARGGYEIFTTFKKDKVKQLQKAVEDVDSANIDPKKRPTKDTHVEFGGASIDTSTGAIVATYGGRDATEHYTNNADPTGAQVGSTFKPFVLAAAMQYGKRDPKLGEEQSLAERTPVSPKSVYNGDNLLKITDYKGEIWENDDGEQWRQTNDGDHSYGDIDLRYAMEQSANSPYVQLGMDVGTDKVKDVAMAVGLRDDDYMANSEVPSFSIGTSSPSAIRMAGAYATFATSGMQREPFSVLEVKEKGAPIFQHKMKPKRALDPIIADNVTDVLKNVVENGTGTPAKLPGRDVAGKTGTTDGNRSAWFVGYTPQLSTAISMFRLDDNEKNTKREFLKMFGTGGEEKIHGASFPAQIWHEYMATAMKGMKVKNFPKPQPWGDKMYGGGAASPTPTPTVTASPTPSAEPSTMSPTPTPSSPTPTPSNTCGIWGSQDCKDNGGTNTGTDTGGTTEGTTDGTTDGSDTAGTTDGTDTTGTTDGSGNGGNGNGNGGFFGGGG encoded by the coding sequence GTGCCGTCCTGGAAGCTCGTCTCGGGTGTGTGTCTCAGCTTCCTCGGTCTTCTGATGGGCGTGGCCGGAGTCGCGTACGCGATGGTCGTGCCGCCCAAGGTGAGCGATGCGGCCAAGGCGCAGAACAACGTCTACTACTGGGAGGACGGCACACAGCTGGCCGCGACCGGTGGTGAGGTCAACCGTCAGGTGATCAGCTACGAGCAGATCCCCGAGGCGATGCGCGACGCCGTCATCTCGGCCGAGAACAAGACGTTCGAGGACGACAAGGGCATCGACCCGATGGGTATCGCCCGAGCCTTGTTCAACATGGCCAAGGGCGGTGAAACCCAGGGCGGCTCGACGATCACCCAGCAGTACGTGAAGAACTCGATGCTCTCCCAGGACCAGACCCTGAGCCGGAAGTTCAAGGAGCTCTTCATCACCCTGAAGGTCGGCGGGGAGATGGACAAGCGTGACGTCATGGCCGGCTACCTCAACGTCTCGTACTACGGCCGGGGCGCCTGGGGACTTCAGGCGGCAGCGCGTACGTACTACGACAAGGACGCCACGGACCTGACCCCGAGCGAGTGCGCCTTCCTGGCCACGCTGCTCAAGGGCGCGACCTACTTCGACCCGGCGGGTGTCCCCGAGGTCGACCCCCACAAGGCCACGAAGGCCAAGAACAGGGCGCGGGCGGAGGACCGCTGGAAGTGGATCCTCGACGAGGAGGTCAAGGACAACAGGATGGAGGAAGCGGAGCGCGTCACGTACGACACGTTCCCCATGCCTGTTGCGCCCAAGAAGAACGCCCAGCTGGGCGGTCAGACCGGCTACCTCGTCGACCTCGCCAAGTCGTACGTCCTCAACAACACCGACGTGACCTCGCAGGAGCTCGCCCGGGGCGGGTACGAGATCTTCACGACCTTCAAGAAGGACAAGGTCAAGCAGCTCCAGAAGGCCGTCGAGGACGTGGACTCCGCGAACATCGACCCGAAGAAGCGTCCCACCAAGGACACCCACGTCGAGTTCGGTGGGGCGTCGATCGACACGAGCACCGGAGCCATCGTCGCCACGTACGGCGGCCGGGACGCGACCGAGCACTACACCAACAACGCCGACCCGACCGGTGCCCAGGTGGGCTCGACCTTCAAGCCCTTCGTGCTGGCCGCCGCGATGCAGTACGGGAAGCGTGACCCCAAGCTCGGCGAGGAGCAGAGCCTGGCGGAACGCACGCCGGTCTCCCCGAAGAGCGTCTACAACGGTGACAACCTCCTGAAGATCACGGACTACAAGGGCGAGATCTGGGAGAACGACGACGGGGAGCAGTGGCGGCAGACCAACGACGGTGACCATTCCTACGGCGACATCGACCTGCGCTACGCCATGGAGCAGTCCGCCAACTCCCCCTACGTACAGCTCGGTATGGACGTCGGCACCGACAAGGTGAAGGACGTCGCCATGGCCGTCGGGCTCCGGGACGACGACTACATGGCGAACTCGGAGGTTCCGTCGTTCTCCATCGGTACGTCGTCGCCGAGTGCCATCCGGATGGCCGGTGCGTACGCGACGTTCGCCACCAGTGGCATGCAGCGCGAGCCCTTCTCGGTCCTTGAGGTGAAGGAGAAGGGTGCGCCGATCTTCCAGCACAAGATGAAGCCGAAGCGCGCCCTCGATCCGATCATCGCGGACAACGTCACCGACGTGCTGAAGAACGTCGTCGAGAACGGAACGGGTACGCCGGCCAAGCTGCCCGGCCGCGACGTGGCGGGCAAGACGGGTACGACGGACGGCAACAGGTCGGCCTGGTTCGTCGGCTACACCCCGCAGCTGTCCACCGCCATCAGCATGTTCCGCCTGGACGACAACGAGAAGAACACCAAGCGCGAGTTCCTCAAGATGTTCGGCACCGGTGGCGAGGAGAAGATCCACGGCGCTTCGTTCCCCGCGCAGATCTGGCACGAATACATGGCCACGGCCATGAAGGGCATGAAGGTCAAGAACTTCCCGAAGCCGCAGCCGTGGGGCGACAAGATGTACGGCGGTGGCGCGGCCAGCCCGACGCCGACGCCGACCGTCACCGCTTCGCCGACCCCCTCGGCCGAGCCGTCGACCATGTCGCCGACGCCGACGCCTTCTTCCCCGACCCCCACGCCGAGTAACACCTGTGGCATCTGGGGTTCGCAGGACTGCAAGGACAACGGCGGTACCAACACCGGTACGGACACCGGCGGGACCACGGAGGGAACGACCGACGGAACGACCGACGGAAGCGATACCGCCGGCACCACCGACGGAACCGATACGACCGGCACGACCGACGGAAGCGGGAACGGCGGGAACGGCAACGGGAACGGCGGGTTCTTCGGGGGCGGCGGATAG
- a CDS encoding inositol-3-phosphate synthase yields MGSVRVAIVGVGNCAASLVQGVEYYKDADPAGKVPGLMHVQFGEYHVGDVEFVAAFDVDAKKVGLDLADAIGASENNTIKIADVPNTGVTVQRGHTHDGLGKYYRQTIEESTEAPVDIVQVLKDKQVDVLVCYLPVGSEVAAKFYAQCAIDAKVAFVNALPVFIAGTKEWADKFTEAGVPIVGDDIKSQVGATITHRVMAKLFEDRGVVLDRTMQLNVGGNMDFKNMLERERLESKKISKTQAVTSQIRDRELGADNVHIGPSDYVAWLDDRKWAYVRLEGRAFGDVPLNLEYKLEVWDSPNSAGVIIDAVRAAKIAKDRGIGGPILSASSYFMKSPPVQYFDDEAAANVEKFIAGEVER; encoded by the coding sequence ATGGGTTCGGTTCGCGTAGCCATCGTTGGCGTGGGCAACTGCGCCGCCTCGCTGGTGCAGGGCGTCGAGTACTACAAGGACGCCGATCCGGCCGGCAAGGTGCCCGGTCTGATGCACGTCCAGTTCGGCGAGTACCACGTCGGTGACGTCGAGTTCGTCGCCGCCTTCGACGTCGACGCGAAGAAGGTCGGCCTCGACCTCGCGGACGCCATCGGCGCCAGCGAGAACAACACCATCAAGATCGCCGATGTGCCGAACACGGGCGTGACCGTTCAGCGCGGCCACACCCACGACGGTCTGGGCAAGTACTACCGCCAGACGATCGAGGAGTCCACGGAGGCCCCGGTCGACATCGTCCAGGTCCTCAAGGACAAGCAGGTCGACGTCCTCGTCTGCTACCTGCCCGTCGGTTCCGAGGTCGCTGCGAAGTTCTACGCGCAGTGCGCCATCGACGCCAAGGTCGCGTTCGTCAACGCTCTCCCGGTCTTCATCGCCGGCACCAAGGAGTGGGCGGACAAGTTCACCGAGGCCGGTGTCCCGATCGTCGGCGACGACATCAAGTCCCAGGTCGGCGCCACCATCACGCACCGCGTGATGGCGAAGCTGTTCGAGGACCGCGGTGTCGTCCTGGACCGCACGATGCAGCTGAACGTCGGCGGCAACATGGACTTCAAGAACATGCTCGAGCGTGAGCGCCTGGAGTCCAAGAAGATCTCGAAGACGCAGGCCGTCACCTCGCAGATCCGTGACCGCGAGCTGGGTGCGGACAACGTCCACATCGGCCCGTCGGACTACGTGGCCTGGCTGGACGACCGCAAGTGGGCGTACGTGCGCCTCGAGGGCCGCGCCTTCGGCGACGTTCCGCTGAACCTCGAGTACAAGCTCGAGGTGTGGGACTCCCCGAACTCCGCCGGTGTCATCATCGACGCCGTGCGCGCAGCGAAGATCGCCAAGGACCGCGGCATCGGCGGCCCGATCCTCTCCGCGTCCTCGTACTTCATGAAGTCCCCGCCGGTGCAGTACTTCGACGACGAGGCCGCTGCCAACGTCGAGAAGTTCATCGCTGGCGAGGTCGAGCGCTGA
- a CDS encoding CCA tRNA nucleotidyltransferase, with translation MPNAKEDNASALSQVQHRAVSELLRVSPVADDLARRFQEAGFSLALVGGSVRDALLGRLGNDLDFTTDARPEDVLKIVRPWADSVWEVGIAFGTVGSQKDGYQIEVTTYRSEAYDRTSRKPEVSYGDSIEDDLVRRDFTVNAMAVALPQKEFIDPHDGLKDLAERVLRTPGTPEESFSDDPLRMLRAARFAAQLDFEVAPEVVAAMTDMAGRIEIVSAERVREELNKLLLSAHPRKGLGLLVDTGLADHVMPELPALRLESDEHHRHKDVYEHSLTVLEQAIDLEEDGPDLVLRIAALLHDIGKPRTRRFEKDGRVSFHHHEVVGAKMTKKRMTDLKYSNDMVRDVSKLVELHLRFHGYGDGEWTDSAVRRYVRDAGPLLERLHKLTRSDCTTRNKRKANALSRTYDGLEERIAQLQEQEELDSIRPDLDGNEIMKILGVGPGPVIGKAYTFLLELRLENGPMERDTAIAALKDWWATQS, from the coding sequence GTGCCGAACGCCAAGGAAGACAACGCCAGTGCACTGAGCCAGGTGCAGCACCGCGCAGTCAGTGAACTGCTGCGAGTGTCCCCGGTCGCCGACGACCTCGCCCGCCGATTCCAGGAGGCCGGATTCAGCCTCGCCCTGGTCGGTGGCTCGGTCCGCGACGCGCTGCTCGGCAGGCTCGGAAACGACCTGGACTTCACGACCGACGCCCGCCCCGAGGACGTACTGAAGATCGTCCGGCCGTGGGCGGACTCGGTGTGGGAGGTCGGAATCGCCTTCGGCACGGTCGGGTCCCAGAAGGACGGGTACCAGATCGAGGTCACGACGTACCGGTCGGAGGCGTACGACAGGACCTCGCGCAAGCCCGAGGTCTCTTACGGCGACTCCATCGAGGACGACCTCGTGCGTCGGGACTTCACGGTCAACGCGATGGCTGTCGCGCTGCCGCAGAAGGAGTTCATCGACCCGCACGACGGCCTGAAGGACCTTGCCGAGCGCGTGCTGCGGACCCCGGGTACCCCGGAGGAGTCGTTCTCCGACGACCCGCTGCGCATGCTGCGCGCTGCGCGGTTCGCCGCGCAGCTGGACTTCGAGGTGGCCCCCGAGGTCGTCGCGGCGATGACCGACATGGCTGGGCGCATCGAGATCGTCTCGGCGGAGCGGGTCCGCGAAGAGCTCAACAAGCTGCTTCTCTCCGCGCACCCGCGCAAGGGACTGGGGCTGCTGGTCGACACGGGCCTGGCGGACCACGTGATGCCGGAGCTTCCCGCGCTGCGGCTGGAGAGTGACGAGCATCACCGCCACAAGGACGTCTACGAGCATTCGCTGACCGTTCTCGAGCAGGCCATCGATCTGGAGGAGGACGGGCCTGACCTCGTACTGAGGATCGCTGCCCTGCTGCACGACATCGGTAAGCCGAGGACACGTCGTTTCGAGAAGGACGGCCGGGTCTCGTTCCACCACCACGAGGTGGTCGGCGCGAAGATGACCAAGAAGCGGATGACCGACCTCAAGTACTCCAACGACATGGTCAGGGACGTCTCGAAGCTCGTGGAACTGCATCTGCGCTTCCACGGTTACGGCGACGGGGAGTGGACCGACTCGGCGGTCCGCAGGTACGTGCGTGACGCCGGCCCGCTACTGGAGCGTCTGCACAAGCTGACCCGTTCGGACTGCACCACGCGCAACAAGCGCAAGGCGAACGCTCTCTCGCGGACCTATGACGGCCTTGAGGAGCGCATTGCGCAGTTGCAGGAGCAGGAGGAGCTGGATTCGATCCGGCCCGACCTGGACGGCAACGAGATCATGAAGATCCTGGGTGTGGGTCCGGGGCCGGTGATCGGCAAGGCGTACACGTTCCTGCTGGAGCTGCGGCTGGAGAACGGGCCGATGGAGCGAGACACGGCGATCGCCGCGCTCAAGGACTGGTGGGCGACGCAGAGCTAG
- a CDS encoding DUF6049 family protein — protein MAEAADFQGMSPAPARRWLRRAASLLVGAPLLAGLLSGPTASAAEAAGPVKAPTGSSTVAVSLDTLTPSAPVKGDTLTVSGTLTNKGKETITNAEIDLRVGPKLSGRTAIDDAAKRTGYVPGVDPAPLGGKYTVKTANLRSGISQDFELSVPVGKLPLNDAGVYQLGVSLSGQTARLPYEQVLGIQRTFLPWQPKESDAKTKLTYLWPLIASAHVSAETGSDEQQTPVFADDDLAAELAPGGRLEQLVSLGRQLPVTWVIDPDLLATVDAMTKNYRIKVGDTTVAGKNQDVAKQWLTALGTAVEDGKVIALPFADPDLASIAHRGKSVTGTLSHLQTATEVAGTTVETILHVKPSTDFAWPVEGAIDPSIVDVSTSAGAHNVIARSDSLAETGSLLYTPTAARPIGGGTTAVVADYRLSTAFKGDMSHAGDSTLAVQKFLAQTLALTEQVPEKQRSIVVAPQRTPSASQAQSMADSLRALLDERWTQPIDLTAAAEEKPDAQATTKVPRSSQYPKKLRSQELPTQAFQDIRTTTDSLDSFEVILTQRDRVVTPFGNAINRSMSTSWRGRPLEAQRYRDSVRTYLRSLTSEVQLIAKSDVTLSGRSATIPVTVQNKLVQGVDHLVLRLTSENATRLKLNDGGAVAEQPVKIAGGHSQSVKFDAAANVNGQVQVTARLFTEDGTPYGEEMTFTVKVSEVTPTVLLVIAGGLLLLVLAGIRMYTHRKRTIASDTTEDNGGEPEQPSDPTPDTGPESGDPSGTGEKVDR, from the coding sequence GTGGCCGAGGCGGCAGACTTTCAGGGGATGAGTCCCGCTCCTGCCCGCCGGTGGTTGAGGCGCGCAGCCTCCTTGCTGGTCGGGGCACCTCTGCTGGCAGGTCTCCTCAGCGGTCCCACCGCGTCGGCAGCCGAGGCCGCGGGACCTGTGAAAGCCCCCACCGGATCGAGCACGGTCGCCGTGTCGCTCGACACACTGACCCCCAGCGCGCCAGTGAAAGGCGACACACTCACCGTCTCCGGCACCCTGACGAACAAGGGCAAGGAAACGATCACCAACGCGGAAATCGATCTGCGTGTGGGTCCGAAGCTGTCCGGCAGGACCGCGATCGACGACGCCGCCAAGCGCACCGGGTACGTACCGGGAGTCGATCCGGCTCCACTCGGCGGCAAGTACACGGTGAAGACCGCCAATCTGCGGTCCGGCATCAGCCAGGACTTCGAGCTCTCGGTGCCCGTCGGCAAGCTGCCGCTGAACGACGCGGGCGTCTATCAGCTCGGCGTCTCGCTCTCCGGCCAGACTGCCCGTCTGCCTTATGAGCAGGTGCTGGGCATTCAGCGCACCTTCCTTCCCTGGCAGCCCAAGGAGAGCGACGCCAAGACCAAGCTGACGTATCTCTGGCCGCTCATCGCCTCCGCGCATGTCAGCGCGGAGACGGGCTCGGACGAACAGCAGACACCGGTCTTCGCCGACGACGATCTCGCAGCCGAGCTTGCCCCGGGCGGACGGCTGGAACAGCTCGTCTCGCTGGGCCGCCAGCTCCCGGTGACCTGGGTCATCGACCCGGATCTGCTAGCCACCGTCGACGCGATGACGAAGAACTACCGGATCAAGGTCGGGGACACCACGGTCGCGGGCAAGAACCAGGACGTCGCCAAGCAGTGGCTGACGGCACTGGGAACGGCCGTGGAGGACGGCAAGGTGATCGCCCTGCCGTTCGCCGACCCCGATCTGGCCTCGATCGCGCACCGGGGCAAGAGCGTCACAGGCACGCTCAGCCACTTGCAGACCGCCACCGAGGTGGCGGGGACGACCGTGGAGACCATCCTCCATGTGAAGCCGTCCACCGACTTCGCCTGGCCGGTGGAGGGTGCGATCGATCCGTCGATCGTCGACGTCTCCACCTCGGCCGGCGCGCACAACGTGATCGCCCGCAGCGACAGCCTCGCGGAGACCGGCAGCCTTCTCTACACCCCGACCGCCGCCCGGCCGATCGGCGGTGGCACCACGGCCGTCGTGGCGGACTACCGGCTCTCGACGGCCTTCAAGGGCGACATGTCGCACGCCGGGGACTCCACGCTCGCCGTCCAGAAGTTCCTGGCCCAGACGCTGGCGCTCACGGAACAGGTCCCCGAGAAGCAGCGCAGCATCGTCGTCGCCCCCCAGCGCACCCCCAGTGCTTCCCAGGCCCAATCGATGGCCGACTCCCTGCGGGCGCTCCTGGACGAGCGGTGGACGCAGCCGATCGACCTGACGGCCGCGGCCGAGGAGAAGCCCGACGCCCAGGCCACGACCAAGGTGCCCCGGTCCTCGCAGTACCCGAAGAAGCTGCGCAGCCAGGAGCTCCCCACTCAGGCGTTCCAGGACATCAGGACCACCACGGACTCGCTCGACAGCTTCGAGGTCATCCTCACCCAGCGCGACCGGGTGGTGACCCCCTTCGGCAACGCGATCAACCGCTCCATGTCGACGTCATGGCGGGGCAGGCCCCTGGAGGCGCAGCGGTACCGTGACTCGGTACGCACCTACCTGCGTAGCCTCACCAGCGAGGTCCAGCTCATCGCGAAGTCGGACGTCACCCTGTCCGGCCGGAGCGCGACGATTCCCGTGACGGTCCAGAACAAGCTGGTGCAGGGCGTCGACCATCTGGTTCTCCGGCTGACGTCGGAGAACGCGACCAGGCTGAAGCTCAACGACGGCGGCGCCGTGGCGGAACAGCCCGTCAAGATCGCGGGCGGTCACAGTCAGTCCGTGAAGTTCGACGCCGCGGCCAACGTCAACGGACAGGTGCAGGTCACCGCGCGACTGTTCACCGAGGACGGCACACCGTACGGCGAAGAAATGACCTTCACGGTCAAGGTCTCCGAAGTCACGCCGACCGTGTTGCTCGTCATCGCGGGCGGACTGCTGCTGCTGGTCCTCGCAGGCATCAGGATGTACACACACCGCAAGCGCACCATCGCAAGCGACACAACGGAGGACAACGGCGGCGAACCCGAGCAGCCGAGTGACCCGACGCCGGACACTGGTCCGGAAAGCGGGGACCCGTCAGGAACGGGTGAGAAAGTGGACCGTTGA
- a CDS encoding MFS transporter: MPVVRDLRVLLRLRNFRRLLAVRLLSQSADGVYQVALATHVVFSPENQATPAAIASAMAVLLLPYSLVGPFAGVLLDRWPRRQVFLYGNLLRAVLACCTALLILSSVPTWLFYASALCVTAVNRFVLAGLSAALPRVVDADRLVIANSLSPTAGTLAAAAGGGLAFAVRLVADGSDAAVVMLGATLYLVSAVTSLSLPRRLLGPDAANHLRLREALATTARGLVAGLRHLAERKDAARALAAMTVMRFCYGALTVMVLMLCRYAWSDTESDGLALLGLALGASAAGFFVAAVVTPWAVARLGRYGWIALCAGMAAVLEPALGLSFVIGPMLIAAFLLGLVTQGAKIATDTVVQTSVDDAFRGRVFSLYDVLFNVAFVAAAGMSALLLPADGRSVVVVVGVAVLYAAVSVALFRWRRVGGVLSGST, from the coding sequence ATGCCTGTCGTGCGTGATCTGCGCGTACTCCTGCGCCTTCGGAACTTCCGTCGCCTTCTCGCCGTACGGCTTCTCTCCCAGTCGGCGGACGGCGTCTATCAGGTCGCTCTCGCCACGCATGTCGTCTTCTCCCCGGAGAACCAGGCGACGCCCGCCGCCATCGCCTCCGCCATGGCGGTGCTGCTGCTGCCGTACTCACTGGTCGGCCCTTTCGCCGGCGTCCTCCTGGACCGCTGGCCGCGCCGTCAGGTCTTCCTGTACGGGAACCTGTTGCGGGCCGTACTCGCCTGCTGCACGGCTCTGCTGATTCTCAGCTCCGTACCCACCTGGCTGTTCTACGCCTCCGCCCTCTGCGTCACAGCGGTCAATCGCTTCGTACTCGCCGGGCTGTCCGCGGCACTCCCACGCGTGGTCGACGCCGACCGGCTCGTCATCGCCAACTCCCTCTCGCCGACGGCCGGAACGCTGGCTGCCGCCGCCGGCGGCGGGCTCGCCTTCGCCGTGCGACTGGTGGCCGACGGGTCCGACGCCGCGGTGGTCATGCTGGGCGCGACGCTCTACCTCGTCTCGGCCGTGACGTCACTCAGCCTGCCGCGGCGACTGCTGGGCCCGGACGCGGCGAACCATCTGCGGCTTCGCGAGGCACTGGCCACCACGGCCCGCGGCCTCGTCGCCGGACTGCGCCATCTGGCCGAGCGGAAGGACGCGGCCCGCGCTCTGGCAGCCATGACGGTGATGCGCTTCTGCTACGGGGCGCTGACCGTGATGGTGCTGATGCTCTGCCGGTACGCCTGGTCCGACACCGAGTCCGATGGACTGGCTCTGCTCGGACTCGCGCTGGGAGCTTCCGCGGCGGGGTTCTTCGTGGCTGCGGTGGTGACCCCCTGGGCCGTGGCCCGGCTGGGCCGGTACGGCTGGATAGCTCTCTGCGCGGGCATGGCGGCCGTCCTGGAACCGGCCCTGGGACTGTCCTTCGTCATCGGGCCGATGCTGATCGCGGCGTTCCTTCTCGGCCTCGTCACCCAGGGGGCGAAGATCGCCACGGACACGGTGGTGCAGACCTCCGTGGACGACGCCTTCCGCGGCAGGGTCTTCTCCCTCTACGACGTCCTGTTCAATGTGGCCTTCGTCGCCGCAGCGGGGATGTCCGCTCTACTGCTGCCCGCTGACGGACGATCTGTCGTCGTGGTGGTCGGAGTGGCCGTGCTCTACGCAGCCGTCTCCGTGGCCCTGTTCCGGTGGAGGCGAGTCGGGGGAGTACTGAGCGGCTCCACCTGA
- a CDS encoding PadR family transcriptional regulator has translation MSRRSGILEFAVLGLLRESPMHGYELRKRLNTSLGIFRAFSYGTLYPCLKTLVAHGWLIEEPGNAPADLPPATGRAVAPASSLAGRRAKIVYRLTAEGKEHFEELLSHTGPDAWEDEHFAARFAFFGQTERDVRMRVLEGRRSRLEERLEKMRASLARTRERLDDYTLELQRHGMESVEREVRWLNELIESERSGRDQRRSPTEGSAQQDTSGETGGLPRHRDSTLPDPSDDTTK, from the coding sequence GTGAGCAGACGCTCAGGCATCCTCGAATTCGCCGTACTCGGCCTGCTCCGCGAATCCCCGATGCATGGGTACGAGCTGCGCAAGCGCCTCAACACCTCGCTGGGGATCTTCCGCGCCTTCAGTTACGGCACTCTCTATCCCTGCCTCAAGACGCTGGTCGCCCATGGCTGGTTGATCGAGGAGCCGGGAAATGCTCCGGCAGACCTTCCTCCCGCCACGGGCCGGGCGGTCGCTCCCGCGTCTTCACTCGCAGGACGCCGGGCCAAGATCGTCTACCGGTTGACGGCAGAAGGTAAGGAGCACTTCGAGGAGCTGCTCTCGCACACCGGCCCCGATGCCTGGGAGGACGAGCACTTCGCCGCTCGTTTCGCCTTCTTCGGTCAGACGGAGCGAGACGTACGGATGCGTGTGCTGGAGGGTCGCCGCAGCAGGCTTGAGGAGCGCCTCGAGAAGATGCGCGCCTCGCTCGCCCGCACCCGTGAACGACTCGACGACTACACGCTTGAGCTGCAGCGACACGGCATGGAGTCCGTGGAGCGCGAAGTTCGCTGGCTGAACGAGCTCATCGAGAGCGAGCGGTCGGGACGGGATCAGCGAAGGTCCCCGACCGAAGGTTCCGCTCAACAGGACACATCAGGAGAGACGGGCGGCCTGCCCCGGCACCGGGATTCCACCCTGCCGGATCCGTCCGACGACACCACCAAGTGA